One Azoarcus sp. DN11 DNA segment encodes these proteins:
- a CDS encoding TorF family putative porin produces the protein MHKRLIALAVTAALPLIGSGTAVAADSPITANVALVSDYAYRGISQTKEKPALQGGFDYAHSSGLYVGAWGSNVSWLRDLERGKDVNSGNSLELDLYGGYKGTVGDIGYDVGLLQYVYPGDFDTKWRSTVGQKQPNTLEAYVGLSWEFLSFKYSNSLTNLFGTPDSKNSQYFDLSAAYEVIPGTTLNAHVGRQMIAGPTPSYTDWKLGVSQAVAGVTVGLYYVDTNLKNKDALNADARYIVSVSKTF, from the coding sequence ATGCACAAGCGCCTCATCGCCCTGGCCGTCACAGCAGCCCTGCCGCTGATCGGCTCCGGCACGGCCGTGGCGGCCGACAGCCCGATCACCGCCAACGTCGCCCTGGTGTCGGATTATGCCTACCGCGGCATCAGCCAGACCAAGGAGAAACCCGCGCTGCAGGGCGGTTTCGATTACGCGCATTCGAGCGGCCTGTACGTCGGCGCGTGGGGCTCGAACGTGTCGTGGCTGCGCGATCTCGAGCGCGGCAAGGACGTGAATTCCGGCAACAGCCTGGAACTCGACCTGTACGGCGGCTACAAGGGCACCGTCGGTGACATCGGTTACGACGTCGGCCTGCTGCAGTACGTCTATCCGGGCGATTTCGACACGAAGTGGCGCAGCACGGTCGGCCAGAAGCAGCCGAACACGCTCGAAGCCTACGTCGGCCTGTCGTGGGAGTTCCTGTCGTTCAAGTACTCGAACTCGCTGACCAACCTGTTCGGCACGCCGGACTCGAAGAACAGCCAGTATTTCGACCTGTCGGCCGCCTACGAGGTGATCCCGGGCACGACGCTCAACGCCCACGTCGGCCGCCAGATGATCGCCGGCCCGACCCCGTCCTACACCGACTGGAAGCTGGGGGTGAGCCAGGCCGTCGCCGGCGTGACCGTGGGCCTGTACTACGTCGATACCAACCTGAAGAACAAGGATGCCCTCAACGCCGACGCCCGCTACATTGTGAGCGTCAGCAAGACCTTCTGA
- the glnK gene encoding P-II family nitrogen regulator: MKFVTAIIKPFKLDEVREALSAIGVQGITVTEVKGFGRQKGHTELYRGAEYVVDFLPKVKIEAAVAADLLDQVIEAIEKSAATGKIGDGKIFVFDLEQAIRIRTGETGAEAL, translated from the coding sequence ATGAAATTCGTCACTGCCATCATCAAGCCCTTCAAGCTCGACGAAGTGCGCGAGGCACTCTCGGCGATCGGCGTGCAGGGCATCACCGTCACCGAGGTCAAGGGCTTCGGCCGGCAGAAGGGGCACACCGAGCTGTACCGCGGCGCCGAGTACGTCGTCGACTTTCTGCCCAAGGTGAAGATCGAGGCCGCCGTGGCCGCCGATCTGCTCGACCAGGTGATCGAGGCGATCGAAAAATCCGCTGCGACCGGCAAGATCGGCGACGGCAAGATCTTCGTCTTCGACCTCGAGCAGGCCATCCGCATCCGCACCGGCGAAACCGGCGCCGAAGCGCTGTAA
- the amt gene encoding ammonium transporter translates to MKKLFAILLAVLALGFAGLASADDAPAAAAAVTAVAGAATAAAPAAAAAAAPTVNKGDTAWMLISTALVAFMAIPGLALFYGGLVRSKNMLSVLMQVFVIFSLMVVLWFVYGYSLAFTEGNAFIGGLSKAFLKGVTVDSVAATFSKGVAIPEFAYVVFQATFAAITPALIVGAFAERIKFSAVLLFMVLWFTFSYLPMAHMVWYWAGPDAYTDAAAGDAAAATAGFLFQKGALDFAGGTVVHINAAVAGLVGAFMVGKRIGYGRESMAPHSLTLTMVGASMLWVGWFGFNAGSNLEANGLTTLAFLNTMVATGMAAMSWMTTEWLMKGKPSLLGAASGAVAGLVAITPACGWVGPMGALLIGLLAGVICLWGVNGLKHMLGADDALDVFGVHGVGGILGAMLTGVFANPDLGGVGVYDYVANAVAPFSTSAQVTSQAWGVVVSILWSGIVSAIAFKIVDVLIGLRVPEEEEREGLDITAHGETAYHI, encoded by the coding sequence ATGAAAAAACTGTTTGCCATACTCCTTGCGGTGCTGGCGCTCGGCTTCGCCGGGCTCGCCAGTGCCGACGACGCCCCGGCTGCAGCCGCAGCCGTCACCGCGGTTGCCGGCGCCGCCACGGCGGCCGCTCCCGCGGCGGCGGCGGCGGCTGCGCCCACGGTCAACAAGGGCGACACCGCCTGGATGCTGATCTCGACCGCGCTCGTCGCCTTCATGGCGATCCCGGGCCTCGCGCTGTTCTACGGCGGCCTGGTGCGCTCGAAGAACATGCTGTCGGTGCTGATGCAGGTCTTCGTGATCTTCTCGCTGATGGTCGTGCTGTGGTTCGTCTACGGCTACAGCCTCGCCTTCACCGAGGGCAATGCGTTCATCGGCGGCTTGTCGAAGGCCTTCCTGAAGGGCGTGACGGTCGACTCGGTGGCCGCGACCTTCAGCAAGGGCGTGGCGATCCCCGAGTTCGCCTACGTCGTGTTCCAGGCGACCTTCGCGGCGATCACCCCGGCGCTGATCGTCGGCGCCTTCGCCGAGCGCATCAAGTTCTCCGCGGTGCTGCTGTTCATGGTGCTGTGGTTCACCTTCTCCTACCTGCCGATGGCGCACATGGTGTGGTACTGGGCCGGCCCGGATGCCTACACCGACGCTGCCGCGGGGGATGCGGCCGCGGCGACCGCGGGCTTCCTGTTCCAGAAGGGCGCGCTCGACTTCGCCGGCGGCACGGTGGTGCATATCAACGCCGCCGTCGCGGGCCTCGTGGGTGCCTTCATGGTCGGCAAGCGCATCGGCTACGGCCGCGAGTCGATGGCTCCACACTCGCTGACGCTGACGATGGTGGGCGCGTCGATGCTGTGGGTGGGCTGGTTCGGCTTCAACGCCGGTTCCAACCTCGAGGCCAACGGCCTGACCACGCTGGCCTTCCTCAACACGATGGTCGCGACCGGCATGGCGGCGATGTCGTGGATGACGACCGAATGGCTGATGAAGGGCAAGCCCTCGCTGCTGGGCGCGGCCTCGGGCGCGGTGGCCGGCCTCGTGGCGATCACCCCGGCCTGCGGCTGGGTCGGGCCGATGGGCGCGCTGCTGATCGGGCTGCTCGCCGGCGTGATCTGCCTGTGGGGCGTGAATGGCCTCAAGCACATGCTCGGCGCGGACGATGCGCTCGACGTGTTCGGCGTGCATGGCGTGGGCGGCATCCTCGGCGCGATGCTGACCGGCGTGTTCGCGAACCCGGACCTCGGCGGCGTCGGCGTGTATGACTACGTCGCCAACGCGGTGGCCCCGTTCTCGACTTCGGCGCAAGTCACCAGCCAGGCGTGGGGCGTGGTCGTGTCGATCCTGTGGTCGGGCATCGTCTCGGCGATCGCGTTCAAGATCGTGGATGTGCTGATCGGCCTGCGCGTGCCCGAAGAAGAGGAGCGCGAAGGCCTGGACATCACCGCGCACGGCGAGACGGCCTACCACATCTGA
- the purU gene encoding formyltetrahydrofolate deformylase — protein sequence MHRERFYTLSASCPDRVGLVARVSGFVAEHRGWILETSLHAEPARADATGAEAVGRYFMRIEIRADSLPFHLAEFRERFRPIAEELEMDWSITDSAVKKRVVVLVSKQEHCLYDLLARWQSKELDIEIPCVISNHDTFRGFVEWHGIPFHHVPVTPDNKAAAYAEVRRIVEEVRGDTIVLARYMQVLSPELCAAYPGRIINIHHSFLPSFVGAKPYHQAWAKGVKLIGATCHYVTSELDQGPIIDQDVIRIDHSDSVEDMVRYGKDIEKTVLARGLRYHLEGRVLLHGNKTVVFR from the coding sequence ATGCATCGCGAGCGCTTCTACACGCTGTCGGCGTCCTGCCCCGATCGCGTCGGCCTCGTCGCGCGCGTGTCGGGCTTCGTCGCCGAGCACCGCGGCTGGATCCTCGAGACCTCGCTGCACGCCGAGCCTGCGCGCGCTGACGCCACCGGGGCGGAGGCGGTCGGACGCTACTTCATGCGCATCGAGATCCGTGCCGACTCCCTGCCTTTCCACCTCGCCGAGTTCCGCGAGCGCTTCCGCCCCATCGCCGAGGAACTCGAGATGGACTGGTCGATCACCGATTCGGCGGTGAAAAAGCGCGTCGTCGTGCTGGTGTCGAAGCAGGAACACTGCCTCTACGACCTCCTCGCGCGCTGGCAGTCGAAGGAACTCGACATCGAGATCCCGTGCGTGATCTCGAACCACGACACCTTCCGCGGCTTCGTCGAGTGGCATGGCATCCCCTTCCACCACGTGCCCGTCACGCCCGACAACAAGGCCGCGGCCTATGCCGAAGTGCGGCGCATCGTCGAGGAAGTGCGCGGCGACACGATCGTGCTCGCGCGCTACATGCAGGTGCTGTCGCCCGAGCTGTGCGCCGCCTATCCGGGACGCATCATCAACATCCACCACAGCTTCCTGCCGAGCTTCGTCGGCGCGAAGCCCTACCACCAGGCCTGGGCGAAAGGCGTGAAGCTGATCGGCGCGACCTGCCACTACGTCACCTCCGAGCTCGATCAGGGGCCGATCATCGACCAGGACGTGATCCGCATCGACCACTCCGACTCGGTCGAGGACATGGTGCGCTACGGCAAGGACATCGAGAAGACCGTGCTCGCGCGCGGGCTGCGTTACCACCTCGAAGGCCGCGTCCTGCTGCACGGCAACAAGACGGTCGTGTTCCGCTGA